A DNA window from Labrus mixtus chromosome 4, fLabMix1.1, whole genome shotgun sequence contains the following coding sequences:
- the LOC132972744 gene encoding YY1-associated factor 2-like, with product MGDKKSPTRPKRQMKPSSDDGFWDCSVCTFRNSAEAFKCLMCDVRKGTSTRKPRPVSQLVAQQVNQQFAPPTHPKKEKKEKSEKDKSEKEPSLKKKSHKKTRPRLKNIDRSSAQHLEVTVGDLTVIITDFKEKAKPMTTSASVPSADQHSQSGSSSDNTERGVSRCSSPHGEGSSPINGETH from the exons ATGGGAGACAAGAAGAGCCCCACAAG GCCGAAGCGGCAGATGAAGCCGTCCTCCGACGATGGCTTCTGGGACTGTAGCGTGTGCACGTTCAGGAACAGCGCGGAGGCGTTCAAGTGCTTGATGTGTGATGTCAGAAAGGGGACGTCAACAAG aaAACCACGTCCTGTTTCTCAGCTGGTGGCACAGCAAGTAAATCAACAGTTTGCACCTCCAACACATCccaaaaaggagaagaaagaaaaatctgaGAAAGACAAGAGTGAAAAAGAGCCAtcgctgaaaaagaaaagccatAAAAAGACGAG GCCCAGGTTAAAAAACATAGACCGGAGCAGCGCCCAGCACCTAGAGGTCACAGTTGGAGACTTGACTGTCATAATTACAGACTTTAAGGAGAAAGCCAAACCCATGACCACTTCAGCAAGTGTTCCCTCAGCAGACCAACACAGTCAAAGTGGCTCAAGCTCTGATAACACTGAACGAGGGGTCTCCAGATGCTCTTCCCCCCACGGAGAAGGCTCATCGCCGATTAATGGAGAGACTCACTAA